A stretch of Spirosoma oryzicola DNA encodes these proteins:
- a CDS encoding ThuA domain-containing protein, with translation MSFLSTSGKHWLHLLGAAGVSISLYACLSTQKVTNQTGANSVSATDASVTPTSAVPEPGRATLGRATPGRVLVFSKTKGWKHTSIPFGIAAIQKLGRENNFLVDTTKNANYFNDDSLKKYQAVVFLSTTGNILNQIQQAAFERYIQAGGGYMGIHAAADTEYDWPWYNKLVGGYFASHPSNSNVRKATVDVTDKNHPSTAHLPDHWERTDEWYNYRSFYTDLTVLANLDENTYDGGTNGSNHPIAWYHEFDGGRAFYTGGGHEDASFSEPLFVQHVLGGLKWAMGDGKALNYSKSYAVVMPEENRFVKTVLVNDLNEPMELAVANDGRVFFTERSGNLSVYNSRTNEHKIMHKFAVTTKQGFGVQGVTVDPNFATNHYLYVYYSPDTDKDPTYHLSRFVVNANNTLDLASEKVILKVPGEFEASAHHGGSLAWDKDGNLFLSTGDNTNPFPSNGYAPIDERPDHLTLDAQRSAANTNDLRGKVLRIHPQADGTYTIPDGNLFPKGTAQTLPEIYTMGLRNPYRIAVNPKTSVLYWGEIGPDAGKDSTIGPRGYDEFNQAKKPGNYGWPLFIGNSQPYPDLNFATNEAGPKFDPKAPVNSSPNNTGMKNLPPTNSAMIWYPYAASKEFPELGLGGRSAMAGEFYTYDKNSSSKTKFPEYYDGALFIFDWMRNWVVAARFDKDENYVRNEPFMAAGGDFRRPIDLAFGKDGIMYMLEYGSVYGADNDDARLVKIEYNTGNRPPIAKAGVVDSVAVAQRNARSYLTSDGRNAPAIREAIGQAPLRVKFSGRGTDLDDEDQLTYQWLFDGKTVGATQPNATYTYSQPGVYKAIFKVSDQTGQVGMDTIVVKVGNASPEVAITTPGNKSFYWENKPFAYAVKVTDKEDKKIDPKKIKVVYAYSAQPGGAPTAGPQQGHQDLAAIGNGSLGKTLVANSDCKACHTIDKPSVGPTFLAVATRYKGQTGSVERLAKKIIEGGGGNWSKDHLMSAHPQIPVQDAQEMVKYIFSLTDERKQKTVPLQGTLALNEHKPEEARGQYTLVASYTDNGGKVVGPLTGTDIVTLRNAKVKTLNADAYVGFPRWGSRLGAGSHKAYILMKDIDLTNIKSLTYDYSSVSKDGEIEVRLDSYAAPVVSRTAYKATGDWKKNSEVTGTFDKPVTGKHDVYIVVVKRDKPNNDIIQLNSIQFNEQNNQ, from the coding sequence ATGTCTTTTTTATCGACATCTGGTAAACACTGGCTTCATCTGCTCGGAGCGGCCGGGGTTTCCATAAGTTTGTACGCGTGCCTGAGTACGCAAAAAGTTACCAATCAAACGGGAGCCAACTCGGTTTCGGCCACCGACGCTTCGGTAACACCTACGTCTGCCGTTCCTGAACCGGGCCGGGCCACGTTAGGCCGGGCCACACCTGGCCGGGTGTTGGTTTTTTCTAAAACAAAAGGCTGGAAACACACGTCCATTCCGTTTGGCATTGCGGCTATTCAGAAGCTGGGTCGGGAAAACAACTTTCTGGTCGATACGACCAAAAACGCGAATTACTTCAACGACGATAGCCTGAAAAAGTATCAGGCCGTTGTCTTTCTGAGTACTACGGGCAACATATTAAATCAAATCCAACAAGCGGCTTTTGAGCGGTACATTCAGGCCGGGGGTGGCTACATGGGTATTCATGCCGCTGCCGATACCGAATACGATTGGCCGTGGTACAACAAACTGGTGGGTGGGTATTTCGCGAGCCATCCGAGTAATTCAAACGTTCGGAAAGCGACGGTTGACGTGACCGACAAAAACCATCCGTCAACGGCGCACCTGCCCGACCATTGGGAACGCACGGATGAGTGGTACAACTACCGCTCGTTCTACACCGATCTGACCGTACTGGCTAATCTGGACGAGAACACCTACGACGGAGGAACAAACGGTAGCAATCACCCGATTGCCTGGTATCATGAGTTTGACGGTGGACGCGCTTTTTACACGGGCGGTGGCCACGAAGATGCCAGCTTTAGCGAACCGTTGTTTGTGCAGCACGTACTCGGTGGTCTGAAATGGGCCATGGGCGACGGCAAGGCCCTGAACTACAGCAAATCGTATGCAGTGGTAATGCCCGAAGAAAACCGATTCGTAAAAACGGTCCTGGTTAATGACCTCAACGAGCCGATGGAGTTAGCCGTGGCCAACGACGGTCGTGTTTTCTTTACCGAACGCAGCGGTAACCTGTCGGTTTACAACAGCCGCACCAACGAGCATAAAATCATGCACAAGTTTGCGGTAACGACCAAGCAGGGCTTCGGTGTACAGGGCGTTACGGTTGATCCAAATTTTGCAACGAACCATTACCTGTACGTGTATTATTCGCCCGATACCGACAAAGATCCGACCTATCATCTGTCGCGCTTCGTGGTCAATGCCAACAATACGCTTGATCTGGCTTCGGAGAAAGTAATCCTGAAAGTGCCCGGTGAGTTTGAAGCTAGTGCCCACCACGGCGGCTCGCTGGCCTGGGATAAAGACGGAAACCTGTTTCTTTCAACGGGCGATAACACCAACCCGTTTCCATCGAACGGCTACGCGCCCATCGATGAACGTCCCGATCATCTAACACTCGATGCCCAGCGGTCAGCCGCCAACACCAACGATTTACGCGGTAAAGTCCTTCGTATTCATCCTCAGGCCGATGGTACCTACACGATTCCTGACGGTAACCTATTTCCGAAAGGTACTGCTCAAACGCTGCCTGAGATCTACACGATGGGGCTACGGAATCCGTACCGCATTGCCGTCAACCCGAAAACGTCGGTCCTGTACTGGGGCGAAATCGGTCCTGATGCCGGAAAAGACAGTACCATCGGACCACGGGGTTATGACGAATTCAACCAGGCGAAAAAGCCCGGTAACTACGGCTGGCCCCTGTTCATCGGTAACAGCCAGCCCTATCCCGATCTGAATTTTGCGACCAACGAGGCCGGTCCGAAATTTGATCCGAAGGCACCGGTTAACAGTTCCCCGAACAATACGGGCATGAAAAATCTGCCGCCGACCAATTCGGCCATGATCTGGTATCCGTATGCCGCTTCAAAAGAGTTTCCCGAACTAGGCTTGGGCGGACGCAGTGCCATGGCGGGCGAGTTTTATACCTACGACAAGAACTCGTCGTCGAAAACGAAATTCCCGGAATACTACGACGGAGCCTTGTTTATCTTCGACTGGATGCGCAACTGGGTTGTAGCCGCGCGGTTTGATAAAGACGAAAACTACGTGCGCAACGAGCCGTTCATGGCCGCTGGTGGCGACTTCCGGCGACCTATCGACCTCGCGTTCGGTAAAGATGGAATTATGTACATGCTGGAATATGGTTCCGTTTATGGCGCTGACAACGACGATGCGCGTTTGGTGAAAATCGAATACAACACGGGCAACCGGCCACCCATTGCCAAAGCAGGTGTTGTTGACTCGGTAGCCGTAGCGCAGCGGAATGCCCGTTCGTACCTGACGTCTGACGGACGCAACGCCCCCGCCATCCGGGAGGCCATCGGTCAGGCTCCGTTGCGGGTAAAATTCAGCGGTCGCGGTACCGATCTGGACGATGAAGACCAACTGACGTATCAATGGCTCTTTGACGGAAAAACGGTTGGTGCAACGCAACCCAACGCGACGTATACCTACAGTCAACCCGGTGTTTATAAGGCTATTTTCAAAGTAAGTGACCAGACCGGACAGGTTGGCATGGACACCATTGTTGTCAAAGTCGGCAATGCTAGCCCTGAAGTGGCTATTACAACACCCGGCAACAAATCTTTCTACTGGGAAAATAAGCCGTTTGCATACGCCGTAAAAGTGACGGATAAGGAGGACAAAAAGATTGATCCCAAAAAGATAAAAGTAGTCTACGCCTACAGCGCACAACCGGGGGGAGCCCCAACGGCGGGTCCTCAGCAGGGCCATCAGGACTTAGCCGCTATCGGTAATGGGTCACTGGGTAAAACGCTGGTTGCCAATAGCGATTGTAAAGCGTGTCATACCATCGATAAGCCATCGGTGGGTCCAACCTTCCTGGCGGTTGCTACCCGTTACAAAGGGCAGACCGGATCGGTCGAGCGACTGGCAAAGAAGATTATCGAAGGGGGGGGCGGTAACTGGAGCAAAGACCATCTGATGAGTGCTCACCCGCAGATTCCGGTGCAGGATGCTCAGGAAATGGTGAAATACATCTTCTCGCTGACCGACGAGCGCAAACAGAAAACGGTTCCGCTGCAAGGAACGCTGGCGTTGAATGAGCATAAGCCGGAGGAAGCGCGAGGGCAATACACGTTGGTAGCTTCGTACACCGACAACGGCGGGAAAGTGGTTGGACCGCTTACGGGTACCGACATCGTCACGTTGCGCAATGCGAAAGTAAAAACGCTCAACGCTGATGCTTACGTTGGGTTTCCGCGCTGGGGCAGTCGGCTGGGTGCCGGAAGTCACAAAGCGTATATTTTGATGAAAGACATCGATCTGACGAATATCAAGTCGCTCACGTACGATTACTCATCAGTCAGCAAAGATGGCGAAATCGAAGTACGGCTCGATTCTTACGCTGCGCCCGTCGTCAGCCGAACAGCCTACAAAGCAACCGGCGACTGGAAAAAGAACAGCGAAGTAACGGGTACTTTTGATAAGCCCGTGACCGGTAAGCACGATGTTTACATTGTTGTGGTCAAGCGAGATAAGCCGAACAACGACATTATTCAGTTGAACAGCATTCAGTTCAACGAGCAGAATAATCAATAA
- a CDS encoding YifB family Mg chelatase-like AAA ATPase, translated as MLAKTFGAAVYGVNASLITIEVVVAQGLHFHLVGLPDSAVKESEHRVEASLKFFGYRMPRQKVVVNLAPADIRKEGSAYDLPIALCILQASEQITTKRNLEDYVIMGELALDGKLRPIKGVLPIAIEARKQGYKGFILPVENAQEAAIVNNLDVIGVTTIQEAVDYFEGKKEIEPLVSDTRDLFMSQINAYEVDFSHVQGQENIKRALEIAAAGGHNAIMIGPPGAGKTMLAKRLPTILPPLTLQEALETTKIHSVAGKLGSRATLIATRPYRAPHHSISDAALVGGGSFPQPGEISLAHNGVLFLDELPEFKRSALEVMRQPLEDRKVSISRAKWAVEFPASFMLIASMNPCPCGYYNHPDKECVCGPGVVQKYLAKISGPLLDRIDLHVEVTPVSFDQMTANRPAESSEVIRERVIKARDIQTERFNDQPGIYSNAMMPSQMVKEICVISDAGRALLRTAMERLGLSARAYDRILKVSRTIADLAASEEIRIEHLAEAIQYRSLDRESWAG; from the coding sequence ATGCTAGCTAAAACCTTCGGCGCGGCTGTGTATGGCGTCAATGCCAGTTTGATTACGATCGAAGTGGTCGTTGCGCAGGGTTTGCATTTTCATCTCGTCGGTTTGCCCGATAGTGCCGTTAAGGAAAGTGAACACCGGGTGGAAGCATCTCTGAAATTTTTCGGTTACCGAATGCCCCGGCAGAAAGTCGTGGTTAACTTGGCCCCCGCCGATATCCGCAAGGAAGGTTCCGCGTACGATCTGCCGATTGCGCTTTGTATCCTCCAGGCATCCGAACAGATTACGACTAAACGCAATCTGGAAGACTACGTGATTATGGGCGAACTGGCGCTTGACGGAAAACTCAGGCCCATCAAAGGCGTATTGCCCATTGCGATTGAAGCCCGAAAACAGGGTTACAAAGGATTTATTCTTCCCGTCGAAAACGCCCAGGAAGCGGCTATCGTCAACAATCTGGACGTTATTGGTGTGACAACCATACAGGAAGCGGTTGATTACTTCGAAGGTAAGAAAGAGATCGAGCCGTTGGTCAGCGACACGCGCGATTTGTTTATGAGTCAGATCAACGCGTATGAAGTTGATTTCTCACACGTACAGGGCCAGGAAAACATTAAACGGGCATTGGAGATTGCTGCGGCCGGTGGGCACAACGCCATCATGATTGGTCCGCCGGGTGCGGGTAAAACGATGCTGGCAAAGCGCTTGCCTACCATCCTACCCCCACTTACGTTGCAGGAAGCGCTCGAAACAACCAAAATTCACTCCGTAGCGGGTAAGCTCGGCAGCCGCGCCACGCTCATTGCGACCCGCCCCTACCGCGCCCCACACCACTCGATTTCCGACGCGGCTCTGGTTGGTGGTGGTAGTTTTCCGCAGCCGGGTGAAATCTCGCTGGCCCACAACGGCGTTTTGTTTCTGGATGAGTTGCCAGAGTTCAAACGCTCGGCGCTGGAAGTCATGCGGCAGCCGCTGGAAGATCGAAAAGTAAGCATCTCACGGGCCAAGTGGGCGGTAGAGTTTCCGGCTAGTTTCATGCTTATTGCCAGTATGAACCCCTGCCCTTGCGGCTACTACAATCACCCTGACAAAGAATGTGTATGCGGACCGGGTGTGGTGCAGAAATACCTGGCTAAAATCAGTGGCCCTCTCCTCGACCGGATCGATTTGCACGTTGAAGTAACACCCGTTTCGTTCGATCAAATGACGGCGAACCGTCCTGCTGAATCCAGTGAAGTGATTCGGGAGCGGGTAATCAAAGCCCGCGATATACAAACGGAGCGGTTCAATGATCAGCCGGGCATTTATTCCAATGCCATGATGCCTTCGCAAATGGTGAAGGAAATCTGCGTCATCAGCGATGCTGGGCGGGCTTTGCTTCGAACGGCGATGGAACGGCTCGGCTTGTCGGCCCGCGCGTATGACCGCATTCTGAAAGTGTCGCGCACAATTGCCGACCTGGCCGCCAGCGAAGAAATCCGCATCGAGCACCTCGCCGAAGCGATTCAGTACCGGAGCCTGGACCGGGAGAGTTGGGCGGGATAA
- the rsmH gene encoding 16S rRNA (cytosine(1402)-N(4))-methyltransferase RsmH, with amino-acid sequence MPTTYHEPVLLQACIDGLNLQPGGTYVDITFGGGGHSREILHQLEGGRLFGFDQDADARANAQAINDPRLTFVAANFRNMKRYLRLYKANQVDGILADLGISSHQIDTPERGFSTRFDADLDMRMNQQADRTARQVINDYSEADLHRILGMYGEITNARTAASAIVSARSNRPLKTVNDLKAALQRYAPRGKENKYFAQVFQALRIEVNEELQALEEFLEQVPEVLKPGGRLVVMSYHSLEDRLVKNFINKGKFQGEVEKDLFGNDLKPLQSVTRKPIEATPDEIARNPRARSAKLRIAEKPLVD; translated from the coding sequence ATGCCAACTACATACCACGAACCTGTTTTATTACAAGCCTGCATCGACGGTTTGAATTTACAACCCGGCGGCACCTACGTCGATATTACGTTTGGCGGGGGCGGGCACAGCCGCGAAATCCTTCATCAACTGGAAGGCGGACGCTTGTTCGGTTTTGATCAGGATGCCGATGCCCGCGCCAATGCCCAGGCCATCAATGACCCGCGATTGACATTCGTTGCCGCTAATTTCCGCAACATGAAACGCTACCTGCGTTTGTATAAAGCGAATCAGGTAGACGGTATTCTGGCCGATCTAGGTATCTCATCGCACCAGATCGATACACCAGAGCGCGGCTTCTCGACCCGCTTTGACGCTGACCTCGACATGCGCATGAACCAACAGGCCGACCGCACAGCCCGGCAGGTGATTAATGACTATTCGGAAGCGGATTTGCACCGAATTTTGGGTATGTACGGCGAAATCACTAACGCCCGAACCGCTGCCAGCGCCATCGTGTCGGCCCGCTCAAACCGGCCGCTTAAAACGGTCAACGATCTGAAAGCCGCCTTGCAACGATACGCGCCACGCGGTAAAGAAAATAAATATTTTGCCCAGGTTTTTCAGGCGCTTCGCATCGAAGTGAACGAAGAATTACAGGCCCTGGAAGAATTTCTGGAGCAGGTGCCGGAGGTACTAAAGCCGGGCGGGCGTCTTGTGGTGATGTCGTATCATTCGCTGGAAGACCGACTGGTCAAGAACTTTATCAACAAGGGTAAATTTCAGGGCGAGGTCGAGAAAGATTTGTTTGGCAACGACCTGAAACCACTCCAATCCGTTACCCGCAAACCCATCGAAGCGACACCCGACGAAATTGCCCGGAATCCCCGCGCCCGTAGTGCCAAGCTTCGTATTGCCGAGAAACCATTGGTTGATTAA
- a CDS encoding TlpA family protein disulfide reductase, translating to MKRVIIYSIYLLATTACSGQSSSSTVKPGTYRAVLKTKGGDLPFGLDIQPTAGSSKTYTVFALNGNERLPMDPATVQGDSIRIPMALFESELIAKIEDNTLRGVWRRRRTAQQYQTLPFEAQHGQNYRFVKEAKGTAANLAGKWATDFGSKTGKVDTVNAVGVFNQKGNQVTGTFLTPTGDYRYLDGNVVGDSLFLSCFDGSHLFLFKAKHDPATKTLTGGFWAGVSGYESWVARFDPKAELPDPAKLTFLKPGSKTLNVSFPEPNGKVVSLADPRFKNKVTIVQILGSWCPNCMDETNFLSPWYKRNKQRGVEVLGLAFERSPEMTESGPKIERMKQRFKIDYPVVLAGTNDKAQASKALPDLNAVVAFPTTIIIDKKGQVRSIHTGFSGPGTGKYYDQYVDEFNRLIDKLLAEKI from the coding sequence ATGAAAAGAGTGATTATTTATAGCATCTATTTATTAGCGACCACAGCCTGCTCCGGCCAGTCTTCTTCGTCAACGGTGAAGCCCGGAACGTACCGCGCTGTTCTGAAAACCAAAGGTGGCGACTTACCGTTCGGATTGGACATTCAGCCAACAGCGGGTTCTTCTAAAACGTACACAGTCTTTGCGCTCAACGGTAACGAACGGCTGCCGATGGACCCCGCTACCGTTCAGGGTGACTCCATTCGTATACCGATGGCGTTGTTTGAGTCGGAATTGATTGCAAAGATAGAGGATAATACGCTCCGTGGCGTCTGGCGTCGGCGTCGGACTGCGCAACAGTATCAGACATTACCGTTTGAAGCGCAGCACGGCCAGAATTACCGGTTTGTCAAAGAAGCCAAAGGAACAGCTGCGAATCTGGCTGGTAAATGGGCGACCGACTTTGGCAGCAAAACTGGAAAGGTGGATACCGTAAACGCCGTGGGGGTGTTTAATCAGAAAGGTAATCAGGTAACGGGAACCTTCCTGACACCGACGGGAGACTATCGCTACCTCGATGGCAACGTTGTGGGTGATAGTCTGTTTTTATCCTGCTTCGATGGATCACATTTGTTTCTGTTCAAAGCTAAACATGATCCGGCCACGAAAACGCTCACGGGTGGTTTCTGGGCGGGGGTTTCTGGGTACGAGTCGTGGGTAGCTCGGTTTGATCCCAAAGCCGAATTGCCTGATCCCGCCAAGCTGACTTTCCTGAAACCCGGTTCGAAAACACTAAATGTATCGTTTCCAGAACCAAACGGCAAGGTCGTTTCGCTGGCTGATCCGCGCTTTAAAAACAAAGTGACGATTGTGCAGATTCTAGGCTCCTGGTGCCCAAACTGCATGGACGAAACCAATTTCCTGAGTCCCTGGTACAAGCGCAACAAACAGCGGGGCGTCGAGGTGCTGGGTCTCGCGTTTGAACGGTCGCCTGAAATGACCGAATCGGGTCCAAAAATCGAACGGATGAAGCAGCGGTTCAAGATCGATTATCCGGTTGTATTGGCAGGCACCAACGATAAGGCGCAGGCCTCGAAAGCATTGCCTGATCTGAATGCTGTAGTCGCTTTCCCTACAACCATTATCATCGATAAAAAAGGGCAGGTGCGCTCTATTCATACCGGCTTCTCCGGCCCCGGAACTGGTAAATACTACGATCAATACGTAGACGAATTCAACCGGCTAATCGACAAGCTGCTGGCAGAGAAGATTTAA
- a CDS encoding MarR family winged helix-turn-helix transcriptional regulator, translating into MKKEKTVDFHIKWAWHAISRMYNAHAGRFDITMAIGYVLLNIDLDNGTPATKIGPLLGMEPRSLVRMLKSLEERGLIRREVDGNDKRFVRIYLTEEGKEKREMAREGVIQFNNMIRERIPLDKLVVFFDVIKEINRMVEDENAKIKTGEPEELPLD; encoded by the coding sequence ATGAAGAAAGAGAAAACAGTAGATTTTCACATCAAATGGGCCTGGCATGCCATTTCGCGGATGTACAACGCCCACGCAGGCCGCTTCGACATCACGATGGCGATTGGCTACGTGCTGCTCAACATCGACCTCGATAACGGTACGCCCGCTACCAAAATTGGTCCGTTGCTGGGAATGGAGCCGCGATCGCTGGTGCGGATGCTGAAAAGTCTCGAAGAGCGGGGACTGATTCGCCGGGAGGTAGACGGAAACGACAAACGGTTTGTGCGCATCTACCTGACCGAAGAAGGTAAAGAGAAACGGGAGATGGCTCGTGAAGGCGTTATTCAGTTCAATAACATGATTCGCGAACGAATTCCGCTCGACAAACTGGTCGTTTTCTTCGATGTGATCAAAGAAATCAATCGGATGGTCGAAGATGAAAATGCGAAAATCAAAACCGGCGAACCCGAAGAATTACCCTTAGATTAA